A genomic segment from Pecten maximus unplaced genomic scaffold, xPecMax1.1, whole genome shotgun sequence encodes:
- the LOC117320477 gene encoding uncharacterized protein LOC117320477 yields the protein MAPKRKASPKTLPAPTDKVSTSTGPANAKKRKSTTTPATEPQQSSDSHIDYDKLAAAMLRQMNSQQQASLQTSNVVGEEHEIVIPTGTDTNIQSQTNASCAGSSVSNPRAISEPRNTTPVTNDCNPSPIMTLLENLFGNKGECVSNNPDSSAIRSIDLSAGIPLGAGISDRIRNKIWGEEYIDLKILLPNYTEEPVAVNITAGSFNINPGKTQKEPLSIEQWTTCFNTFIAIYIVKSPEEAANLLKYATTIQEMAANHGDVAWRQYDESFRRLRLAHRPPWQKPIDELYTKAANQKPFRGQPQQSGKRQQNGQRPFRPKVCFAYNRGMPCTSSPCKFKHLCQICFGNHTKTKCYKSKQSSSGQKTSSVNPSHTS from the coding sequence ATGGCCCCTAAAAGGAAAGCTTCTCCGAAAACCCTACCAGCTCCAACAGACAAAGTGTCCACTAGTACTGGTCCTGCCAATGCAAAAAAGAGGAAGTCCACAACAACACCAGCCACTGAACCACAACAATCATCGGACAGTCACATTGACTATGACAAACTTGCGGCAGCCATGTTACGGCAAATGAACTCGCAACAACAGGCGTCACTGCAGACTTCGAATGTTGTTGGGGAAGAGCACGAGATTGTGATACCAACTGGGACAGACACAAATATCCAGAGCCAGACAAATGCTAGTTGTGCTGGATCATCAGTTTCCAACCCTCGGGCAATCTCGGAGCCTAGGAATACGACGCCAGTTACAAACGATTGTAACCCATCACCCATTATGACGTTATTAGAAAATTTATTTGGAAATAAGGGTGAGTGTGTGTCGAATAACCCAGATTCTTCTGCTATAAGGTCAATCGATCTATCAGCAGGCATCCCGTTAGGAGCAGGTATCTCGGATAGAATTAGAAATAAGATCTGGGGGGAAGAATATATTGACTTAAAAATATTACTCCCAAATTATACTGAGGAGCCAGTCGCTGTAAATATCACAGCAGGCTCATTCAATATTAATCCAGGCAAAACACAAAAAGAACCATTGTCAATTGAACAATGGACTACATGTTTCAATACATTCATTgccatatatattgtaaaatcaCCAGAAGAAGCAGCAAATCTGTTGAAATATGCCACAACTATCCAAGAGATGGCAGCTAACCATGGGGATGTGGCATGGCGTCAGTACGATGAATCTTTTCGTCGTCTTAGGCTAGCTCACCGTCCACCATGGCAAAAGCCAATAGATGAACTCTATACAAAGGCAGCCAACCAAAAGCCTTTTCGTGGCCAACCCCAACAATCGGGCAAACGTCAACAAAATGGACAGCGGCCATTTCGTCCAAAAGTTTGTTTTGCCTACAACAGAGGGATGCCATGTACATCATCCCCATGCAAATTTAAACATCTTTGTCAGATCTGTTTCGGAAACCacaccaaaacaaaatgttacaaAAGTAAACAATCCTCATCAGGGCAAAAAACCTCATCAGTCAATCCTTCCCACACCAGTTAA
- the LOC117320478 gene encoding uncharacterized protein LOC117320478, translating to MNVVILGHSFIRRLRELTEQESAFHNLRLSKEQFKITFRAKGGLTLEKLKSKNELLAFHSPDIVFLQIGGNDLGNISPFVLVQRILELVNALLLVNKAKSVIIGQLFWRDPRVSGKTYNDKVIGANQLLAQGTKTSRRITFWQHRGGFWKRDLSFLKKDGVHLNPTAQRKYLQSVKAAILTASKQFN from the coding sequence ATGAATGTGGTTATTCTAGGACATTCCTTTATACGCCGTTTACGTGAACTAACAGAACAGGAATCTGCATTCCACAATTTAAGATTATCAAAGGAacaatttaaaataacattCCGAGCAAAAGGAGGTCTGACCCTAGAAAAACTGAAGTCAAAAAATGAGCTCCTCGCATTTCACTCCCCAGATATTGTCTTCTTACAAATAGGAGGAAATGATCTTGGCAATATTTCCCCATTCGTCTTAGTACAAAGGATTCTCGAACTTGTAAACGCCTTGTTACTGGTAAACAAAGCAAAATCTGTTATCATCGGACAGTTGTTTTGGAGAGACCCCAGAGTATCTGGGAAAACATACAATGACAAAGTCATCGGGGCCAACCAACTACTAGCACAGGGCACTAAAACAAGTAGGCGGATCACCTTCTGGCAGCACAGAGGTGGATTTTGGAAACGAGACCTGTCCTTCCTGAAGAAAGATGGGGTCCATCTGAATCCAACTGCACAGAGGAAATACCTCCAAAGTGTCAAGGCTGCAATTCTAACAGCTTCAAAACAATTCAATTAA